The proteins below are encoded in one region of Helianthus annuus cultivar XRQ/B chromosome 2, HanXRQr2.0-SUNRISE, whole genome shotgun sequence:
- the LOC110910598 gene encoding uncharacterized protein LOC110910598 isoform X2, whose translation MQITEITFSIIQGILTTGDEEYGKFHKPYATSIVQFLKIATCVTSGLDYFHNKRMEDIVVDWYNRQPQVLADARRQHTVKLNSSDLLFQQSWPQRESHCRSGKATTRDRCCGVSTIERDFIHRVE comes from the exons ATGCAGATAACTGAGATTACATTCTCCATAATACAAGGGATACTAACAACTGGAGATGAGGAATATGGAAAGTTTCACAAACCATATGCTACTTCAATTGTACAATTTCTAAAGATAGCAACATGTGTTACGAGTGGCCTAGACTACTTTCATAATAAGAG AATGGAAGACATCGTTGTAGATTGGTACAACCGTCAACCACAAGTACTTGCTGATGCACGTAGGCAACATACGG TTAAACTCAACAGTAGTGATTTACTCTTTCAACAAAGTTGGCCACAACGAGAGAGCCATTGCAGAAGTGGTAAGGCGACAACCCGTGACCGCTGTTGTGGGGTCTCTACCATTGAGAGAGATTTTATACACCG GGTCGAATAA